The following proteins come from a genomic window of Malus sylvestris chromosome 4, drMalSylv7.2, whole genome shotgun sequence:
- the LOC126617984 gene encoding coiled-coil domain-containing protein SCD2-like, producing MDRMRPVYVRQKSNSSGGTPGQPASPMMSPMHHHGRSGSAGIVGAKKAQHTKAAAQRLAHVMAHKQTDDDDEEDDDLSYDLGLSSGTGSLGLAGGRSMRPRSPMSVRAAQEQSTSTRGRSSPSLNSMEQPPSTHSTPASRPYQYAEQPSSAHSLPASRPYKSINTKPINSVVEQPHSLRSSVATRPSQTSNSNELPTSARSISGMNSARSSQPTNAVEQPTSARSISGMNSARSSQPTPAVEQPTSARSIPGLNSARPSQPTSAVEQPTSARSLAAARPQLGTKPVHMVPATVPISLRPPTSADPPADNRREPAPISLRPPSTPVGTDASADNRRDKRMSLDLGTFNMRENRAQRSSALEDELDMLQEENENLLEKLRLAEERCDETEARARQLEQQVANLGEGVTLEARLLSRKEAALQQREAALREAAQTQGGSGHGGRNDEAEYELRSLRIMTQRMILSREEMEEVVLKRSWLARYWSLCVEHGIHAEIAASRYEFWSSLAPRPAEAVLAAGQKAKEEIDNNDLDEREDSPRDLNELSGERNIESMLLVEKGLRELASLKVEEAVAVAMAQHRRPSSMKTGVIDLKLPIDGQFEAFVLSKEESEDILFKQAWLAYFWRRAKNHEVEPDIADERLQFWINHNSKSPATSQDAVDVERGLLELKKLGIETQLWRESRKWLEHDSMHRAKSLSDF from the exons ATGGATCGGATGAGGCCGGTGTATGTCAGGCAGAAGAGCAATAGTAGTGGCGGAACCCCGGGGCAACCAGCTTCGCCAATGATGTCACCAATGCACCACCATGGGAGGTCGGGGTCGGCTGGAATAGTGGGTGCGAAGAAAGCGCAGCACACGAAAGCCGCAGCGCAAAGGCTTGCACATGTGATGGCTCACAAACAAACTGATGACGATGATGAGGAGGACGACGATCTTTCTTATGATCTTGGCTTGTCAAGCGGCACAGGCAGCCTCGGACTTGCAGGCGGAAGATCAATGCGCCCACGCTCTCCAATG TCAGTTCGTGCTGCTCAAGAACAATCTACATCTACACGCGGACGATCATCACCGTCTCTTAACTCCATGGAACAACCACCTTCTACCCATTCGACGCCAGCTAGTCGACCATATCAGTACGCAGAGCAACCGTCATCAGCTCATTCACTACCAGCAAGCCGACCATACAAATCCATCAACACGAAACCCATTAACTCTGTTGTAGAACAGCCACATTCTCTTCGCTCTTCAGTAGCTACTAGGCCATCTCAGACTTCGAACTCCAACGAATTACCTACCTCTGCTCGTTCTATATCGGGCATGAACTCTGCTCGATCATCTCAGCCAACTAATGCTGTCGAACAACCTACCTCTGCTCGTTCTATATCGGGCATGAACTCTGCTAGATCATCTCAGCCGACCCCTGCTGTTGAACAACCTACCTCTGCTCGTTCTATACCAGGCTTGAACTCTGCTCGGCCATCTCAGCCTACCAGTGCTGTCGAACAACCTACCTCTGCTCGTTCTTTAGCTGCTGCACGTCCACAGTTAGGAACCAAGCCAGTCCACATGGTGCCGGCTACTGTACCTATATCACTTAGGCCACCCACTTCTGCAGATCCTCCAGCTGATAATCGGAGAGAGCCAGCACCTATTTCACTTAGGCCGCCCTCTACACCCGTTGGAACAGATGCTTCAGCTGATAATCGGAGAGATAAAAG GATGTCTTTGGATTTAGGGACTTTTaacatgagagaaaatcggGCGCAGCGTTCTTCTGCTCTAGAAGACGAG CTTGATATGCtccaagaagaaaatgaaaatctaCTTGAAAAG CTTCGACTTGCAGAAGAGAGGTGCGACGAAACAGAAGCAAGGGCTCGACAGCTCGAGCAGCAG GTTGCTAATCTTGGCGAAGGTGTAACGTTGGAAGCCCGTCTTCTAAGCAG AAAGGAGGCAGCACTGCAGCAAAGGGAG GCTGCTTTGAGAGAGGCTGCACAGACTCAAGGTGGCAGTGGTCATGGTGGTAGAAATGATGAAGCAGAGTACGAACTGAGATCACTTCGGATTATGACTCAACGAATGATACTGAGTCGTGAAGAGATG gAAGAGGTGGTCTTGAAGAGATCTTGGCTAGCTCGGTACTGGAGCTTATGCGTTGAGCATG GTATTCATGCTGAAATAGCGGCATCAAGATATGAATTCTGGTCATCGCTTGCTCCTCGTCCAGCTGAAGCTGTATTAGCAGCCGGACAAAAAGCGAAAGAGGAGATAG ACAACAACGATCTAGATGAAAGAGAAGATAGTCCACGAGATTTGAATGAACTCTCAGGCGAGAGAAACATTGAGAGTATGCTCTTGGTGGAGAAGGGTCTGCGCGAACTTGCTTCGTTGAAG GTAGAGGAGGCAGTGGCAGTTGCAATGGCTCAACATCGACGCCCTAGTTCAATGAAAACTGGTGTTATAG ATTTGAAGCTACCAATTGATGGACAGTTCGAAGCATTTG TACTCAGCAAAGAGGAGTCTGAAGATATACTTTTCAAGCAG GCTTGGCTTGCATATTTCTGGAGAAGAGCTAAAAACCATGAAGTGGAACCAGATATAGCAGATGAACGCTTGCAATTCTGGATCAATCACAACTCCAAGTCACCTGCCACCTCACAGGATGCAGTTGATG TTGAGCGTGGTCTTCTGGAGTTGAAGAAGTTGGGAATCGAAACCCAGTTATGGAGAGAATCACGGAAATGGCTTGAGCATGATTCGATGCATAGAGCGAAAAGTCTGTCCGACTTCTGA
- the LOC126618808 gene encoding superoxide dismutase [Cu-Zn] isoform X1, translating into MVKGVAVLGSSEGVKGTISFVQEGDGPTTVTGSVSGLKPGLHGFHVHALGDTTNGCMSTGPHFNPAVKEHGAPEDEVRHAGDLGNITAGDDGTATFTIVDKQIPLAGPDSIIGRAVVVHADPDDLGKGGHELSKSTGNAGGRVACGKLISLISSNKILIGVCNCHNFGLFLLDDHILRCFQHH; encoded by the exons ATGGTTAAGGGTGTTGCTGTTCTCGGCTCCAGTGAGGGCGTTAAGGGAACCATCAGCTTCGTCCAGGAGGGAGATG GCCCAACTACTGTGACTGGAAGTGTCTCTGGCCTCAAGCCTGGACTTCATGGTTTCCATGTCCATGCTCTTGGAGACACAACAAACGGTTGCATGTCAACTG GGCCACACTTCAATCCTGCTGTAAAAGAGCATGGTGCCCCTGAAGATGAGGTTCGCCATGCTGGCGATCTTGGAAACATCACTGCTGGGGACGATG GAACTGCAACCTTCACGATTGTTGACAAGCAG ATTCCTCTCGCTGGACCAGACTCTATCATTGGTAGGGCGGTTGTTGTCCATGCAGACCCTGATGACCTTGGCAAGG GTGGACATGAGCTTAGCAAATCCACAGGAAATGCTGGTGGCAGGGTGGCTTGCGGTAAGCTAATTAGCTTGATCTCATCAAACAAAATActtataggggtgtg taattgtcataattttggaCTATTCTTGTTGGATGATCATATACTGAGGTGCTTTCAACATCACTAG
- the LOC126620059 gene encoding acyl carrier protein 1, chloroplastic-like: MAAVTGASAISLIRSAPQQFHQNLALSRTNGLRSVSLAGYGRSSLSFGLQQRSARLRVSCAAKPDTVEKVSKIVKKQLALPDDSAVTGESKFSELGADSLDTVEIVMGLEEEFGISVEEESAQTIATVQDAADVIEKLIEKNKA, translated from the exons ATGGCCGCCGTCACCGGAGCTTCTGCGATCTCCCTCATCCGCTCCGCCCCCCAGCAGTTCCACCAAAATCTC GCATTATCCAGGACTAATGGTTTGAGATCAGTTTCACTTGCTGGTTATGGAAGAAGTTCCCTCTCTTTCGGGCTGCAACAACGTTCGGCCCGGCTTCGCGTTTCCTGCGCT GCAAAGCCGGATACGGTGGAAAAGGTGTCTAAGATAGTAAAGAAGCAACTTGCATTGCCAGATGACTCTGCAGTTACCGGCGAGTCAAAGTTTTCCGAACTTGGAGCTGATTCTCTAGATACG GTTGAGATTGTGATGGGACTTGAGGAGGAATTCGGCATCAGTGTGGAAGAGGAAAGCGCTCAGACCATTGCAACCGTGCAGGATGCCGCAGATGTTATTGAGAAGCTCATTGAGAAAAACAAGGCGTAG
- the LOC126618301 gene encoding glucan endo-1,3-beta-glucosidase, acidic-like: MFPNEHLKSQDSVVRWWLSNYVDPYLNEVDINYIVVGDKAVQDNSADVLRVMKAVRRVLDKKFLGRVKVTTLFDYDKTMNTPYPPSRATFIQKANNDISDILRFLRNQGAPLMVSVYPYWGYVHNSLSMHLDFALFKSKKPVLTDTFNVKYYNLLDAMVDAFYRAMERVGVSEVPIVIGEIGWPTAGGEHNVTTTQNAAIFNQNLLKHLGARKGTPKKPQFAIEAYIRSLYDEKDKSIHRSYQSFGIFETNGNPKYPLFKKSSN; encoded by the coding sequence ATGTTTCCAAACGAGCACTTAAAATCCCAAGACTCGGTTGTGAGATGGTGGCTCTCGAACTATGTGGATCCTTACTTGAATGAGGTAGACATCAATTACATTGTTGTTGGCGATAAAGCTGTCCAGGACAACAGCGCGGATGTCCTGCGGGTCATGAAAGCCGTTCGACGAGTGCTGGACAAGAAGTTTTTAGGGCGTGTCAAGGTGACCACATTATTTGATTACGATAAGACCATGAATACTCCTTATCCACCTTCAAGGGCGACCTTCATACAAAAAGCCAACAACGACATTTCGGACAttctccggtttttgagaaaccAAGGAGCACCTCTCATGGTCAGTGTGTATCCTTACTGGGGATATGTACACAACAGTCTTTCGATGCACTTGGATTTTGCGCTGTTTAAATCGAAAAAACCAGTTCTTACGGACACGTTCAACGTGAAATATTACAACTTGTTGGATGCCATGGTGGATGCATTTTACCGTGCAATGGAGCGGGTGGGGGTGTCCGAAGTTCCTATAGTGATCGGTGAGATCGGATGGCCAACTGCGGGAGGAGAACACAACGTCACAACCACGCAGAACGCGGCTATCTTTAACCAAAACTTGCTCAAGCATTTGGGAGCTAGAAAAGGGACGCCAAAAAAACCTCAGTTCGCCATTGAAGCATACATTAGGTCCTTGTACGATGAGAAGGATAAATCCATCCACCGATCCTACCAATCCTTTGGAATCTTTGAAACCAATGGAAATCCCAAATACCCTTTGTTTAAAAAATCTAGCAACTAG
- the LOC126618808 gene encoding superoxide dismutase [Cu-Zn] isoform X2: MVKGVAVLGSSEGVKGTISFVQEGDGPTTVTGSVSGLKPGLHGFHVHALGDTTNGCMSTGPHFNPAVKEHGAPEDEVRHAGDLGNITAGDDGTATFTIVDKQIPLAGPDSIIGRAVVVHADPDDLGKGGHELSKSTGNAGGRVACGIIGLQG; encoded by the exons ATGGTTAAGGGTGTTGCTGTTCTCGGCTCCAGTGAGGGCGTTAAGGGAACCATCAGCTTCGTCCAGGAGGGAGATG GCCCAACTACTGTGACTGGAAGTGTCTCTGGCCTCAAGCCTGGACTTCATGGTTTCCATGTCCATGCTCTTGGAGACACAACAAACGGTTGCATGTCAACTG GGCCACACTTCAATCCTGCTGTAAAAGAGCATGGTGCCCCTGAAGATGAGGTTCGCCATGCTGGCGATCTTGGAAACATCACTGCTGGGGACGATG GAACTGCAACCTTCACGATTGTTGACAAGCAG ATTCCTCTCGCTGGACCAGACTCTATCATTGGTAGGGCGGTTGTTGTCCATGCAGACCCTGATGACCTTGGCAAGG GTGGACATGAGCTTAGCAAATCCACAGGAAATGCTGGTGGCAGGGTGGCTTGCG GTATTATTGGTCTGCAAGGATGA
- the LOC126620050 gene encoding protein CANDIDATE G-PROTEIN COUPLED RECEPTOR 2-like, whose protein sequence is MRALQEAPSQSGLPIPLTQAPNSTLGDGVSGSRFYSWLGECHGFFHNVALIVPSLLFVLYLAFQSKKSFSKLSHGRSYIMIAYYGCLWLVSLLNLAWCCFQAWECSPGKQLTWNVLSLFTTSGMLFLEISLLAFLLQGNYASGREALTQTFVISGILVVLDILLKAIYLFGFGIPLFIDNNDHAHRTKWDLWVVHRLVITAIYGFILFMYHSKWRERLPARPAFYKYTAIMFTLNVLSLFACLLTGNGAGFGFWLYGATIVCYHAFYLPLLYVTFLADFFQEEDLHLENVYYSEMKDAGFFDADWE, encoded by the exons ATGCGAGCTCTCCAAGAAGCTCCCTCGCAATCCGGACTCCCAATTCCACTCACCCAGGCCCCAAATTCAACCCTAGGTGACGGCGTTTCAGGATCCCGATTCTACAGCTGGCTCGGCGAGTGCCATGGGTTCTTCCACAATGTGGCTCTGATCGTGCCCTCCCTTCTCTTCGTCCTGTACTTGGCGTTTCAATCGAAAAAAAGTTTCTCGAAGCTCTCTCATGGCCGCTCTTATATCATGATTGCGTACTACGGGTGCCTCTGGCTTGTTAGCTTGCTCAACCTTGCTTGGTGCTGTTTTCAG gcATGGGAGTGCAGTCCTGGAAAACAACTAACATGGAATGTCCTATCTTTGTTCACAACCTCCGGGATGCTATTTTTGGAAATAAGCTTGCTGGCATTTTTGCTTCAAGGGAATTATGCAAGTGGGAGGGAAGCTTTGACACAGACTTTTGTAATCTCAGGCATCCTTGTTGTTTTGGATATACTTCTCAAG GCAATTTATCTATTTGGATTTGGCATTCCATTGTTCATTGACAATAATGACCATGCACATCGAACGAAGTGGGACTTGTGGGTTGTCCACAGGCTAGTGATTACTGCAATTTACGGCTTTATATTGTTCATGTACCATTCCAAGTGGAGAGAGAGGTTACCGG CAAGACCTGCATTCTACAAGTATACCGCTATCATGTTTACGTTAAACGTACTATCACTGTTTGCTTGCTTGCTTACTGGAAATGGGGCTGGATTTGGATTCTG GCTATATGGTGCTACTATTGTCTGTTATCACGCCTTTTATCTTCCGCTTTTGTATGTAACATTTCTGGCAGACTTCTTCCAG GAGGAAGATTTACATTTGGAGAATGTGTACTATTCAGAGATGAAAGATGCTGGTTTCTTTGACGCTGATTGGGAGTGA
- the LOC126618302 gene encoding uncharacterized protein LOC126618302, which produces MEVYHETCQSFTYDAKPLATQVQDSSDRPENPRVSLEIDLSLFVNKKYYVNISEESEDDEGESIPIVQDKELKELPSKSLRITVHDVRYLDDHNAYKENKDGISGMLKEHEIIKGESLRNLVVERILNQGRRIGKSDSNKGPKKLRLRVDMKRDHIWDMCEMCSDERVIARDAQLQKTLKRARVVADDHDDEEDEDEDEDGDEVRERKKRRIVHEGEVCCVCTEEFAAGSKDVKYLPCSHVFHGKCIGAWLRERKDSCPVCRYCVELPNIEHGSRDKIEKPMCTTDFKDS; this is translated from the coding sequence ATGGAAGTGTATCACGAGACATGTCAGAGCTTCACTTACGATGCCAAGCCCCTTGCCACACAAGTTCAGGACAGCTCCGATCGCCCTGAAAACCCTAGGGTTAGTCTTGAGATCGACTTATCACTCTTCGTAAACAAGAAGTACTACGTCAATATCTCTGAAGAATCCGAAGACGACGAAGGTGAAAGTATTCCAATAGTCCAAGACAAAGAACTGAAAGAATTACCTTCTAAAAGCCTAAGGATCACAGTTCATGACGTGCGGTACTTAGACGATCATAATGCCTACAAAGAAAATAAGGATGGTATATCCGGCATGCTTAAAGAACATGAAATAATCAAGGGTGAGTCCCTGCGCAATCTAGTGGTGGAAAGGATTCTGAACCAGGGTCGTAGGATTGGCAAGTCGGATTCAAACAAGGGTCCCAAAAAACTGCGGTTGAGGGTCGACATGAAAAGAGACCATATCTGGGACATGTGCGAAATGTGTTCGGATGAACGAGTCATTGCAAGGGACGCACAGCTTCAGAAGACGCTAAAGAGGGCTAGAGTGGTGGCTGATGACCATGACGATGAGGAGGACGAGGACGAGGACGAGGATGGTGATGAAgttagagaaagaaaaaaaagacgcATAGTGCATGAAGGCGAGGTTTGTTGCGTTTGCACGGAAGAGTTTGCTGCTGGATCAAAAGATGTGAAATACCTGCCTTGCTCGCATGTGTTTCATGGCAAATGCATAGGAGCATGgctgagagagagaaaagatagCTGCCCTGTTTGCCGCTACTGCGTTGAGTTGCCTAATATTGAACACGGATCACGAGACAAAATTGAGAAGCCTATGTGCACTACTGATTTCAAAGATAGTTAA